One stretch of Clavelina lepadiformis chromosome 6, kaClaLepa1.1, whole genome shotgun sequence DNA includes these proteins:
- the LOC143462477 gene encoding tubulin polyglutamylase TTLL5-like isoform X7, whose translation MPGTSEITSDYSGSLTATSSEDEEEEEAQEKNSKQKLNEDTSLLWAGSGSKKCPIIMFRPESLITKDRKLKAIGEKYHLAYKMVKTESKLVRSVLSAYGFHEVHPNSAEFNLMWTGAHLKPFSLRSLQDFQKVNHFPRSYEITRKDRLYKNIERMAHTKGAKHFDFIPKSYLMPSEYQEFCTAYVKEKGSWIVKPIASSRGRGIYLINNPNQVPLEDNIMVCKYINNPLLIDGFKFDVRVYVAVTSYDPLIIYLFEEGLTRFATVKYEKANKHLKNQMMHLTNYSINKKSHDYVRCEDPEVEDYGNKWSMSAMLRYLKQEGIDTSTLMSRIEAVIIKSIIAAELPIATACKMFVPHKENCIEVYGFDILVDENLKPWILEGNLSPSLACDAPLDLKIKSNMIADFFSIAGFRCVDPMTRRQTKKQMDLLQRPYSAQRSQSTGGTSTRMGKRPSSAGYKDAATTAAKTQGLSPDEARVLLMAKEQHQRRGNFVRIFPTAETWELYGSFLEYKSNLNHMLAQKLFPDRLKSTHGAYASAVARIRSMTASQMLESRHHLLAERFMQYERKLFSLESYKKRRSTSTSAPKKVKNKQTPVGIDNKRNKSKRATRNSTSSEYESSDDDEDVESVSTAESKSTKNGQKPKRQTSTNATVKVSKVGVRSYGDKPSNPKTSFTQAKQSKTDATGDSENPRNVVPKRQGQLSDSRADDVKSVQSTSSSSSKAVPHQRVYMYKSTNPSDPSLTSELKTSIMEAKPITGGKNVSFASGTTTKITSDRSVASPRATTLKQDTAASASGDSNLVDNTSGKSTTSVQKSSLKKNKNQRLTNVLDVLNSGGNLGKLQARQAFSAYLSRVQHRLKIESEGHIQEMTDSIIKQEEQMDLVLRFLKRAAGNLCQSFTVVVPSRRLSIIDRKRILSKQLGEFVRIYNKESDALEQKHHLGLEKDQSNLSGEKDMSKTKVSDTEFRAFIVSASEPALEEVLTAYTHINKSASVFLGASRPKSGTTRYHDRDGATSSSESTSGSVISQQSAKSSLQNPSILTQGDELKSASRDKPHHSSNSSLHQANYIYGTKSPSLTNLSGIQKRPSSARTMLSPGNLYSSSHSSLSRPMSASSRPLGSSIHHQTAANQEAISDALQRLTERQAARQYSASVQLTALSKHLSNLNLANMASTHNHHGMGSGELHHHGNTPLRTSSLCDLASIEPSVHSMIDPGQNKFTTVSNLDSPHEVADHSGMHQSQESLLAKSPLVLSQQSSALLQQSKAKHQAMLAQAHTNVTVQNGKPAVKRPMTTDHVKQRFTATRITGDSPPHSNPKHSAAVRGKTIVDQLSAMHLLRPPPAPRPPEKPRMTERPFSAKKISENSRLHRNGRFSSPGRENTTSPSFYESLKHDTLTGATKVQLQESSTTEDRAVNSNPALKTEVYSEVNSGSKPLWKP comes from the exons ATGCCTGGTACTTCTGAAATTACTTCTGATTATTCGGGGTCGTTGACGGCGACAAGTTCCGAAGATGAAGAGGAGGAAGAAGCACaggaaaaaaattcaaagcaaaaattaaa TGAAGACACATCTCTACTATGGGCAGGATCTGGGTCAAAAAAATGTCCAATTATAATGTTTCGTCCTGAATCTCTTATCACAAAGGACAGAAAACTTAAAGCAATTGGAG AGAAATATCATCTTGCATACAAAATGGTGAAGACCGAAAGCAAATTGGTTCGATCCGTGCTCTCAGCTTATGGCTTCCATGAA GTTCACCCAAATAGCGCTGAATTTAATTTGATGTGGACGGGGGCCCATCTCAAGCCCTTTTCATTGAGGAGTTTGCAAGATTTTCAAAAAGTCAATCATTTTCCAAG GTCGTATGAAATAACACGGAAAGATCgtctttataaaaatattgagcGCATGGCTCACACTAAAGGTGCCAAACATTTTGACTTCATTCCGAAAAGCTATTTGATGCCTTCAGAGTATCAGGAGTTTTGTA CTGCTTATGTAAAAGAAAAAGGCTCATGGATTGTCAAGCCAATAGCTTCTTCAAGAGGCAGAGGGATATATCTTATTAATAAT CCTAATCAAGTTCCATTAGAAGACAACATAATGGTGTGCAAGTACATAAACAACCCATTACTGATTGATGGTTTTAAGTTTGATGTCCGGGTCTATGTGGCCGTTACTTCTTATGACCCACTTATCATTTATCTGTTTGAGGAAGGTTTAACAAG GTTTGCTACCGTGAAATATGAGAAGGCCAACAAGCATTTGAAGAACCAAATGATGCACCTCACCAATTACTCCATCAATAAGAAAAGTCACGATTATGTGAG ATGCGAAGATCCAGAAGTGGAAGATTATGGGAACAAATGGAGCATGAGCGCGATGTTGCGTTACTTGAAGCAGGAGGGGATTGATACTTCAACGCTAATGTCGCGGATTGAAGCCGTAATCATCAAGTCTATAATTGCTGCTGAACTACCCATTGCTACTGCTTGCAAGATGTTCGTACCACACAAGGAGAATTGCATAG AAGTCTATGGTTTTGATATATTGGTcgatgaaaatttaaaaccttGGATTTTGGAAGGAAATCTCTCTCCTTCTTTAGCGTG tgaCGCTCCTCTGGACTtgaaaatcaaatcaaatatGATTGCTGATTTTTTCAGTATTGCAG gttttcGTTGCGTTGATCCAATGACTCGCCGACAAACCAAGAAGCAAATGGACCTCTTGCAG CGACCTTATTCGGCACAGCGTAGCCAATCAACTGGAGGTACAAGCACACGAATG GGCAAAAGACCGTCTTCTGCTGGCTATAAAGACGCTGCAACAACGGCTGCTAAGACCCAGGGACTTTCCCCAGACGAAGCAAGAGTCTTGCTGATGGCGAAGGAGCAACATCAGCGACGAGGAAACTTTGTCCGAATCTTTCCCACTGCGGAAACTTGGGAACTCTACGGCTCTTTTCTTGAATATAAGTCCAACTTGAATCATATGTTAGCTCAGAAACTCTTTCCTGACAG GTTAAAGTCAACCCACGGAGCGTACGCATCAGCAGTAGCTAGAATAAGGAGCATGACGGCAAGTCAG ATGCTGGAGAGCCGACATCACTTATTGGCTGAGCGATTTATGCAGTATGAGAGGAAGTTGTTCTCCTTGGAATCTTACAAGAAGAGAAGATCGACATCAACATCTGCCCCAAAGAaagtcaaaaataaacaaactccAGTGG GGATTGATAACAAGCGAAACAAGTCAAAACGAGCGACTAGAAACTCAACCAGCAGTGAATATGAAAGCAGCGATGATGATGAAGATGTGGAGAGTGTCTCCACCGCAGAATCAAAATCCACTAAAAATGGACAAAAACCAAAGCGACAAACTTCAACAAATGCAACTGTAAAGGTGTCAAAAGTTGGTGTTCGATCTTATGGAGATAAACCCTCAAATCCAAAAACATCATTCACCcaagcaaaacaaagcaaGACAGATGCCACAGGTGATTCTGAAAACCCTCGGAATGTTGTGCCAAAGCGACAAGGTCAACTCTCAGATTCTCGAGCTGATGATGTGAAGTCAGTACAATCAACTTCTAGTTCATCATCGAAAGCCGTCCCTCATCAGCGAGTGTATATGTACAAGTCAACAAACCCATCTGACCCTTCTTTGACTTCTGAGTTGAAGACCAGCATCATGGAGGCGAAACCAATAACAGGAGGCAAGAATGTGTCTTTTGCATCCGGAAcgacaacaaaaataacatcagACAGAAGTGTTGCTTCACCAAGGGCGACAACCTTGAAGCAAGATACGGCTGCCAGTGCGTCTGGTGATAGTAATTTAGTTGATAACACTTCTGGCAAAAGTACAACTTCTGTACAGAAGTCATCTttgaaaaagaacaaaaatcaaagattGACTAACGTCTTGGATGTGCTAAATTCAGGTGGAAATCTGGG AAAACTGCAAGCACGCCAGGCATTTTCGGCCTATTTGTCACGCGTACAACATCGATTGAAGATAGAGTCCGAGGGGCACATCCAGGAAATGACTGATTCCATCATCAAGCAAGAGGAGCAGATG GATTTGGTGTTGAGGTTCTTGAAGAGGGCTGCAGGCAACTTGTGCCAATCATTCACTGTGGTCGTTCCAAGCCGAAGGCTTTCGATTATTGACAGAAAAAGAATCCTATCAAAACAGCTTGGGGAGTTTGTCAGAATTTATAACAAAGAATCGGATGCTCTTGAgcagaaacatcatctggg GTTGGAAAAAGACCAGAGCAATCTAAGTGGTGAAAAGGATATGAGCAAAACCAAAGTATCGGACACAGAATTCCGAGCGTTTATAGTGAGCGCTTCAGAACCAGCATTGGAGGAAGTATTAACAGCGTACACTCATATCAACAAATCTGCATCGGTATTCTTGGGTGCAAGCAGACCCAAAAGTGGCACTACCAg ATATCATGATAGAGATGGCGCTACTAGCTCATCTGAGAGCACGTCGGGTAGCGTGATCAGTCAGCAATCTGCAAAGTCTTCTCTGCAAAATCCATCTATTTTAACTCAAGGAGATGagttaaaat CAGCATCCAGAGATAAGCCCCACCATTCAAGTAATAGCTCTCTACATCAAGCAAATTACATTTATGGAACCAAATCTCCATCTTTGACCAATCTATCCGGTATACAGAAAAGACCCTCCAGCGCCAGAACGATGCTGTCTCCAG GTAATCTTTATAGTTCAAGTCACTCTTCTCTTAGCCGCCCGATGTCTGCTTCCAGTCGTCCACTAGGGAGCAGTATTCATCATCAGACAG CAGCAAACCAAGAAGCAATAAGTGACGCACTTCAGCGTTTGACAGAACGTCAAGCTGCAAGGCAGTATTCAGCCTCGGTTCAGCTTACAGCACTTTCAAAACACTTATCAAATCTTAATTTGGCCAATATGGCTTCCACTCACAACCACCATGGCATGG GTTCTGGGGAATTGCATCATCATGGTAACACTCCACTGCGTACTTCGAGTTTGTGTGATCTTGCAAGCATTGAGCCCTCGGTCCATAGCATGATTGACCCTG gccaaaataaatttacaacTGTGAGCAATCTTGACTCTCCACACGAGGTAGCAGATCACTCGGGAATGCATCAGTCCCAAGAATCTTTGTTGGCAAAATCTCCACTTGTTCTGTCTCAGCAAAGCAGTGCTTTGCTTCAGCAGAGTAAAGCAAAGCATCAGGCTATGCTGGCACAG GCTCACACCAACGTGACAGTTCAGAACGGGAAACCTGCTGTAAAACGGCCTATGACTACGGATCACGTCAAGCAACGTTTTACTGCGACCAGAATCACCGGAGACAGCCCACCCCATTCGAACCCTAAACACTCGGCAGCGGTTCGGGGCAAAACAATCGTTGACCAGTTGTCAGCAATGCATTTGCTGCGGCCACCCCCTGCGCCGCGTCCACCAGAGAAACCGCGGATGACAGAAAGGCCGTTTTCCgctaaaaaaatttcagaaaactcAAG GCTACATCGAAACGGTAGGTTTTCTAGCCCGGGAAGAGAAAACACTACAAGCCCATCTTTTTATGAGAGCTTGAAACATGACACCTTAACAGGAGCTACAAAGGTTCAACTTCAGGAAAGCAGCACCACTGAAGACAGAGCAGTAAA
- the LOC143462477 gene encoding tubulin polyglutamylase TTLL5-like isoform X6 has translation MPGTSEITSDYSGSLTATSSEDEEEEEAQEKNSKQKLNEDTSLLWAGSGSKKCPIIMFRPESLITKDRKLKAIGEKYHLAYKMVKTESKLVRSVLSAYGFHEVHPNSAEFNLMWTGAHLKPFSLRSLQDFQKVNHFPRSYEITRKDRLYKNIERMAHTKGAKHFDFIPKSYLMPSEYQEFCTAYVKEKGSWIVKPIASSRGRGIYLINNPNQVPLEDNIMVCKYINNPLLIDGFKFDVRVYVAVTSYDPLIIYLFEEGLTRFATVKYEKANKHLKNQMMHLTNYSINKKSHDYVRCEDPEVEDYGNKWSMSAMLRYLKQEGIDTSTLMSRIEAVIIKSIIAAELPIATACKMFVPHKENCIEVYGFDILVDENLKPWILEGNLSPSLACDAPLDLKIKSNMIADFFSIAGFRCVDPMTRRQTKKQMDLLQRPYSAQRSQSTGGTSTRMGKRPSSAGYKDAATTAAKTQGLSPDEARVLLMAKEQHQRRGNFVRIFPTAETWELYGSFLEYKSNLNHMLAQKLFPDRLKSTHGAYASAVARIRSMTASQMLESRHHLLAERFMQYERKLFSLESYKKRRSTSTSAPKKVKNKQTPVGIDNKRNKSKRATRNSTSSEYESSDDDEDVESVSTAESKSTKNGQKPKRQTSTNATVKVSKVGVRSYGDKPSNPKTSFTQAKQSKTDATGDSENPRNVVPKRQGQLSDSRADDVKSVQSTSSSSSKAVPHQRVYMYKSTNPSDPSLTSELKTSIMEAKPITGGKNVSFASGTTTKITSDRSVASPRATTLKQDTAASASGDSNLVDNTSGKSTTSVQKSSLKKNKNQRLTNVLDVLNSGGNLGKLQARQAFSAYLSRVQHRLKIESEGHIQEMTDSIIKQEEQMDLVLRFLKRAAGNLCQSFTVVVPSRRLSIIDRKRILSKQLGEFVRIYNKESDALEQKHHLGLEKDQSNLSGEKDMSKTKVSDTEFRAFIVSASEPALEEVLTAYTHINKSASVFLGASRPKSGTTRYHDRDGATSSSESTSGSVISQQSAKSSLQNPSILTQGDELKSASRDKPHHSSNSSLHQANYIYGTKSPSLTNLSGIQKRPSSARTMLSPGNLYSSSHSSLSRPMSASSRPLGSSIHHQTAANQEAISDALQRLTERQAARQYSASVQLTALSKHLSNLNLANMASTHNHHGMGSGELHHHGNTPLRTSSLCDLASIEPSVHSMIDPGQNKFTTVSNLDSPHEVADHSGMHQSQESLLAKSPLVLSQQSSALLQQSKAKHQAMLAQAHTNVTVQNGKPAVKRPMTTDHVKQRFTATRITGDSPPHSNPKHSAAVRGKTIVDQLSAMHLLRPPPAPRPPEKPRMTERPFSAKKISENSRLHRNGRFSSPGRENTTSPSFYESLKHDTLTGATKVQLQESSTTEDRAVNSNPGENIALLRNCSNASPHSEDRSIL, from the exons ATGCCTGGTACTTCTGAAATTACTTCTGATTATTCGGGGTCGTTGACGGCGACAAGTTCCGAAGATGAAGAGGAGGAAGAAGCACaggaaaaaaattcaaagcaaaaattaaa TGAAGACACATCTCTACTATGGGCAGGATCTGGGTCAAAAAAATGTCCAATTATAATGTTTCGTCCTGAATCTCTTATCACAAAGGACAGAAAACTTAAAGCAATTGGAG AGAAATATCATCTTGCATACAAAATGGTGAAGACCGAAAGCAAATTGGTTCGATCCGTGCTCTCAGCTTATGGCTTCCATGAA GTTCACCCAAATAGCGCTGAATTTAATTTGATGTGGACGGGGGCCCATCTCAAGCCCTTTTCATTGAGGAGTTTGCAAGATTTTCAAAAAGTCAATCATTTTCCAAG GTCGTATGAAATAACACGGAAAGATCgtctttataaaaatattgagcGCATGGCTCACACTAAAGGTGCCAAACATTTTGACTTCATTCCGAAAAGCTATTTGATGCCTTCAGAGTATCAGGAGTTTTGTA CTGCTTATGTAAAAGAAAAAGGCTCATGGATTGTCAAGCCAATAGCTTCTTCAAGAGGCAGAGGGATATATCTTATTAATAAT CCTAATCAAGTTCCATTAGAAGACAACATAATGGTGTGCAAGTACATAAACAACCCATTACTGATTGATGGTTTTAAGTTTGATGTCCGGGTCTATGTGGCCGTTACTTCTTATGACCCACTTATCATTTATCTGTTTGAGGAAGGTTTAACAAG GTTTGCTACCGTGAAATATGAGAAGGCCAACAAGCATTTGAAGAACCAAATGATGCACCTCACCAATTACTCCATCAATAAGAAAAGTCACGATTATGTGAG ATGCGAAGATCCAGAAGTGGAAGATTATGGGAACAAATGGAGCATGAGCGCGATGTTGCGTTACTTGAAGCAGGAGGGGATTGATACTTCAACGCTAATGTCGCGGATTGAAGCCGTAATCATCAAGTCTATAATTGCTGCTGAACTACCCATTGCTACTGCTTGCAAGATGTTCGTACCACACAAGGAGAATTGCATAG AAGTCTATGGTTTTGATATATTGGTcgatgaaaatttaaaaccttGGATTTTGGAAGGAAATCTCTCTCCTTCTTTAGCGTG tgaCGCTCCTCTGGACTtgaaaatcaaatcaaatatGATTGCTGATTTTTTCAGTATTGCAG gttttcGTTGCGTTGATCCAATGACTCGCCGACAAACCAAGAAGCAAATGGACCTCTTGCAG CGACCTTATTCGGCACAGCGTAGCCAATCAACTGGAGGTACAAGCACACGAATG GGCAAAAGACCGTCTTCTGCTGGCTATAAAGACGCTGCAACAACGGCTGCTAAGACCCAGGGACTTTCCCCAGACGAAGCAAGAGTCTTGCTGATGGCGAAGGAGCAACATCAGCGACGAGGAAACTTTGTCCGAATCTTTCCCACTGCGGAAACTTGGGAACTCTACGGCTCTTTTCTTGAATATAAGTCCAACTTGAATCATATGTTAGCTCAGAAACTCTTTCCTGACAG GTTAAAGTCAACCCACGGAGCGTACGCATCAGCAGTAGCTAGAATAAGGAGCATGACGGCAAGTCAG ATGCTGGAGAGCCGACATCACTTATTGGCTGAGCGATTTATGCAGTATGAGAGGAAGTTGTTCTCCTTGGAATCTTACAAGAAGAGAAGATCGACATCAACATCTGCCCCAAAGAaagtcaaaaataaacaaactccAGTGG GGATTGATAACAAGCGAAACAAGTCAAAACGAGCGACTAGAAACTCAACCAGCAGTGAATATGAAAGCAGCGATGATGATGAAGATGTGGAGAGTGTCTCCACCGCAGAATCAAAATCCACTAAAAATGGACAAAAACCAAAGCGACAAACTTCAACAAATGCAACTGTAAAGGTGTCAAAAGTTGGTGTTCGATCTTATGGAGATAAACCCTCAAATCCAAAAACATCATTCACCcaagcaaaacaaagcaaGACAGATGCCACAGGTGATTCTGAAAACCCTCGGAATGTTGTGCCAAAGCGACAAGGTCAACTCTCAGATTCTCGAGCTGATGATGTGAAGTCAGTACAATCAACTTCTAGTTCATCATCGAAAGCCGTCCCTCATCAGCGAGTGTATATGTACAAGTCAACAAACCCATCTGACCCTTCTTTGACTTCTGAGTTGAAGACCAGCATCATGGAGGCGAAACCAATAACAGGAGGCAAGAATGTGTCTTTTGCATCCGGAAcgacaacaaaaataacatcagACAGAAGTGTTGCTTCACCAAGGGCGACAACCTTGAAGCAAGATACGGCTGCCAGTGCGTCTGGTGATAGTAATTTAGTTGATAACACTTCTGGCAAAAGTACAACTTCTGTACAGAAGTCATCTttgaaaaagaacaaaaatcaaagattGACTAACGTCTTGGATGTGCTAAATTCAGGTGGAAATCTGGG AAAACTGCAAGCACGCCAGGCATTTTCGGCCTATTTGTCACGCGTACAACATCGATTGAAGATAGAGTCCGAGGGGCACATCCAGGAAATGACTGATTCCATCATCAAGCAAGAGGAGCAGATG GATTTGGTGTTGAGGTTCTTGAAGAGGGCTGCAGGCAACTTGTGCCAATCATTCACTGTGGTCGTTCCAAGCCGAAGGCTTTCGATTATTGACAGAAAAAGAATCCTATCAAAACAGCTTGGGGAGTTTGTCAGAATTTATAACAAAGAATCGGATGCTCTTGAgcagaaacatcatctggg GTTGGAAAAAGACCAGAGCAATCTAAGTGGTGAAAAGGATATGAGCAAAACCAAAGTATCGGACACAGAATTCCGAGCGTTTATAGTGAGCGCTTCAGAACCAGCATTGGAGGAAGTATTAACAGCGTACACTCATATCAACAAATCTGCATCGGTATTCTTGGGTGCAAGCAGACCCAAAAGTGGCACTACCAg ATATCATGATAGAGATGGCGCTACTAGCTCATCTGAGAGCACGTCGGGTAGCGTGATCAGTCAGCAATCTGCAAAGTCTTCTCTGCAAAATCCATCTATTTTAACTCAAGGAGATGagttaaaat CAGCATCCAGAGATAAGCCCCACCATTCAAGTAATAGCTCTCTACATCAAGCAAATTACATTTATGGAACCAAATCTCCATCTTTGACCAATCTATCCGGTATACAGAAAAGACCCTCCAGCGCCAGAACGATGCTGTCTCCAG GTAATCTTTATAGTTCAAGTCACTCTTCTCTTAGCCGCCCGATGTCTGCTTCCAGTCGTCCACTAGGGAGCAGTATTCATCATCAGACAG CAGCAAACCAAGAAGCAATAAGTGACGCACTTCAGCGTTTGACAGAACGTCAAGCTGCAAGGCAGTATTCAGCCTCGGTTCAGCTTACAGCACTTTCAAAACACTTATCAAATCTTAATTTGGCCAATATGGCTTCCACTCACAACCACCATGGCATGG GTTCTGGGGAATTGCATCATCATGGTAACACTCCACTGCGTACTTCGAGTTTGTGTGATCTTGCAAGCATTGAGCCCTCGGTCCATAGCATGATTGACCCTG gccaaaataaatttacaacTGTGAGCAATCTTGACTCTCCACACGAGGTAGCAGATCACTCGGGAATGCATCAGTCCCAAGAATCTTTGTTGGCAAAATCTCCACTTGTTCTGTCTCAGCAAAGCAGTGCTTTGCTTCAGCAGAGTAAAGCAAAGCATCAGGCTATGCTGGCACAG GCTCACACCAACGTGACAGTTCAGAACGGGAAACCTGCTGTAAAACGGCCTATGACTACGGATCACGTCAAGCAACGTTTTACTGCGACCAGAATCACCGGAGACAGCCCACCCCATTCGAACCCTAAACACTCGGCAGCGGTTCGGGGCAAAACAATCGTTGACCAGTTGTCAGCAATGCATTTGCTGCGGCCACCCCCTGCGCCGCGTCCACCAGAGAAACCGCGGATGACAGAAAGGCCGTTTTCCgctaaaaaaatttcagaaaactcAAG GCTACATCGAAACGGTAGGTTTTCTAGCCCGGGAAGAGAAAACACTACAAGCCCATCTTTTTATGAGAGCTTGAAACATGACACCTTAACAGGAGCTACAAAGGTTCAACTTCAGGAAAGCAGCACCACTGAAGACAGAGCAGTAAA